From Amycolatopsis sp. cg9, one genomic window encodes:
- the nikE gene encoding nickel ABC transporter ATP-binding protein NikE, with amino-acid sequence MTTPLLRLKDLNVTYAVGDQDVPAVRGVDLTLDPGGTLGVAGESGSGKSTVAMSVLRLLPRTAKITGEIVLDGEDVTAMKWGRLRAVRWAEASVVFQGAMHALNPVRKIGEQIAEPIRLHPPAGKTLTDAEVDARVAELLAQVDLPPGRAGAYPHELSGGQKQRVMIAMALACSPRLIIADEPTTALDVIVQAQVLALLSRLVAEQDIGLIMISHDLSVLAATCQRIAVMYDGEIVEEGPSAEVMGAPKHEHTRALAAAFPTVGDPVSRFAPATSSPLPPEPADRVPDGEPLLAAENLRVSFRDRTGKRIDAVAGVDLTVSRDEIVALVGQSGSGKTTLARTLLGLQKPDSGVVRYAGKPVPAGGAGLKAYRRQVQLVLQDPTSALNPAHTVYEAVAEGPRIHQLADERDVVHRALEAAELRPAEKYADRLPHQLSGGQRQRVVIAGALALEPSLLVADEPVASLDASVRGEILGLLLRLRRELGLAALVITHDLGLAWNIADRVAVMYRGELVETGTVEQVLLDPHHEYTKSLLAALPGGTAQRRTVET; translated from the coding sequence GTGACCACCCCGCTGCTCCGGCTCAAAGACCTCAACGTCACCTACGCGGTCGGCGACCAGGACGTCCCCGCCGTCCGCGGCGTCGACCTCACCCTCGACCCCGGCGGCACCCTCGGCGTCGCGGGGGAGTCCGGCTCGGGCAAGTCCACCGTCGCGATGAGCGTGCTGCGGCTCCTGCCGCGCACGGCCAAGATCACCGGCGAGATCGTCCTCGACGGCGAAGACGTCACCGCCATGAAGTGGGGCCGCCTGCGCGCGGTCCGCTGGGCCGAGGCGTCGGTGGTGTTCCAGGGCGCCATGCACGCCCTCAACCCGGTCCGCAAGATCGGCGAGCAGATCGCCGAGCCGATCCGGCTGCACCCGCCCGCCGGCAAGACCCTCACCGACGCCGAGGTGGACGCCCGCGTCGCCGAGCTGCTCGCCCAGGTCGACCTGCCCCCCGGCCGGGCCGGCGCCTACCCCCACGAGCTGTCCGGCGGGCAGAAGCAGCGCGTCATGATCGCGATGGCACTGGCCTGCTCGCCCCGGCTGATCATCGCCGACGAACCGACCACCGCCCTCGACGTCATCGTCCAGGCCCAGGTCCTCGCCCTGCTCTCGCGGCTGGTCGCCGAGCAGGACATCGGGCTGATCATGATCAGCCACGACCTGTCCGTGCTCGCCGCGACCTGTCAGCGGATCGCCGTGATGTACGACGGGGAGATCGTCGAAGAAGGCCCCAGCGCCGAGGTGATGGGGGCGCCGAAGCACGAGCACACCCGGGCGCTGGCCGCGGCGTTCCCGACCGTCGGCGACCCGGTGTCGCGCTTCGCTCCCGCCACCAGCAGCCCGCTGCCGCCCGAACCGGCGGACCGCGTCCCGGACGGCGAGCCGCTGCTGGCCGCGGAGAACCTGCGCGTGTCGTTCCGCGACCGCACCGGCAAGCGGATCGACGCCGTCGCCGGGGTCGACCTCACGGTCTCGCGCGACGAGATCGTCGCGCTGGTCGGCCAGTCCGGCTCCGGCAAGACCACCCTCGCCCGCACCCTGCTCGGCCTCCAGAAACCCGACTCCGGCGTGGTCCGCTACGCCGGCAAGCCGGTGCCGGCGGGCGGCGCCGGGCTCAAGGCCTACCGGCGGCAGGTCCAGCTGGTCCTGCAGGACCCGACGAGCGCGCTGAACCCGGCCCACACGGTCTACGAGGCCGTCGCGGAGGGCCCGCGGATCCACCAGCTCGCCGACGAACGCGACGTCGTCCACCGGGCCCTGGAGGCCGCGGAGCTGCGGCCGGCGGAGAAGTACGCCGACCGCCTCCCGCACCAGCTCTCCGGCGGCCAGCGCCAGCGCGTCGTCATCGCCGGGGCGCTCGCGCTGGAGCCGTCGCTGCTGGTGGCCGACGAACCGGTCGCGTCGCTGGACGCGTCGGTCCGCGGCGAGATCCTCGGGCTGCTGCTGCGGCTGCGCCGCGAACTCGGCCTCGCCGCGCTGGTGATCACCCACGACCTGGGCCTGGCCTGGAACATCGCCGACCGCGTCGCCGTGATGTACCGCGGCGAACTGGTCGAAACCGGGACCGTGGAACAAGTCCTGCTCGACCCGCACCACGAATACACGAAGTCCCTGCTGGCCGCCCTGCCCGGCGGCACGGCCCAGCGCCGCACCGTCGAAACCTGA
- the mptB gene encoding polyprenol phosphomannose-dependent alpha 1,6 mannosyltransferase MptB, with protein sequence MATTTDPAQTPSAGLAERLRVPSRFPYRTIAMGTVGSTLLMLAAFGAGGILIKDPVLGHGPLSWIRYGHGRMLANAVLYTGFGLVVWAWVRLGRYVLAGRIGSRPILVAAGCWMAPLLISPPLFTRDVFSYLGQGAQLLYGLDPYANGPAELDVLPNVVQNVHPLWQTTPAPYGPLFLLISKGVVATTGDNMILGVILMRVVLLVGLAGTLWALPRLVKHLGGKLPVALWLAVASPMMVIHLFGGPHNDLMMLAFLTIGVLAALERKHVVAVVLVTIGMLIKPTAAIALPFMVWIWANHLEGESKVRNFLRAGAASVGLFLPVFVAGTWISLGSLNLGWWSGLKAPQLIANWLNIPTGIGEVFYNLVHLVVDVQVSPFVTVARAAGMLLLIAFGVRQWWLGRGGGTEAVYRAGISLLAVAILMPPTLPWYLTWGFVLLSAFKWQPRHLALVVAVSVFVTLVYYPTGEQALYDWWFIALVVVASLYSAASLLRPDPLGIIDAWRRPEKFLRD encoded by the coding sequence ATGGCGACCACCACCGACCCCGCACAGACGCCCTCGGCCGGACTGGCCGAGCGGCTCCGCGTGCCCTCGCGATTCCCGTACCGCACGATCGCGATGGGCACCGTCGGGAGCACCCTGCTCATGCTCGCCGCGTTCGGCGCGGGCGGCATCCTGATCAAGGACCCCGTGCTCGGCCATGGCCCGCTCTCGTGGATCCGCTACGGCCACGGGCGCATGCTCGCCAACGCCGTCCTCTACACCGGCTTCGGCCTCGTCGTGTGGGCCTGGGTCCGGCTCGGCCGCTACGTGCTGGCCGGCCGCATCGGCAGCCGCCCGATCCTGGTCGCCGCGGGCTGCTGGATGGCGCCGCTGCTCATCTCGCCGCCGCTGTTCACCCGCGACGTCTTCTCCTACCTCGGCCAGGGCGCCCAGCTGCTCTACGGGCTCGACCCGTACGCCAACGGCCCCGCCGAGCTCGACGTACTGCCGAACGTCGTCCAGAACGTCCACCCGCTCTGGCAGACCACGCCGGCGCCGTACGGGCCGCTGTTCCTGCTGATCTCCAAGGGTGTCGTCGCCACCACCGGCGACAACATGATCCTCGGCGTCATCCTGATGCGCGTCGTGCTGCTGGTGGGCCTGGCGGGCACGCTGTGGGCGCTCCCGCGGCTGGTCAAGCACCTCGGCGGCAAGCTCCCGGTCGCGCTGTGGCTCGCGGTGGCCAGCCCGATGATGGTGATCCACCTCTTCGGCGGCCCGCACAACGACCTGATGATGCTCGCCTTCCTCACCATCGGCGTCCTCGCCGCCCTGGAACGCAAGCACGTCGTCGCGGTGGTCCTGGTGACGATCGGCATGCTGATCAAGCCGACCGCCGCGATCGCCCTGCCGTTCATGGTGTGGATCTGGGCCAACCACCTCGAAGGCGAGTCGAAGGTCCGCAACTTCCTGCGCGCCGGCGCGGCGTCGGTGGGCCTGTTCCTGCCGGTGTTCGTCGCGGGCACGTGGATCTCGCTGGGCTCGCTGAACCTGGGCTGGTGGTCCGGGCTCAAGGCGCCCCAGCTGATCGCGAACTGGCTCAACATCCCGACCGGCATCGGCGAGGTGTTCTACAACCTGGTCCACCTCGTCGTGGACGTCCAGGTCTCGCCGTTCGTGACGGTCGCCCGCGCCGCGGGCATGCTCCTGCTGATCGCGTTCGGCGTCCGCCAGTGGTGGCTCGGCCGCGGCGGCGGCACCGAGGCCGTGTACCGGGCGGGCATCTCGCTGCTCGCGGTGGCGATCCTCATGCCGCCCACCCTGCCGTGGTACCTGACCTGGGGTTTCGTGCTGCTGTCGGCGTTCAAGTGGCAGCCCCGCCACCTCGCCCTGGTGGTGGCGGTGTCGGTGTTCGTGACACTGGTCTACTACCCGACCGGCGAGCAGGCCCTCTACGACTGGTGGTTCATCGCCCTGGTCGTGGTGGCCAGCCTGTACTCGGCGGCGTCACTGCTGCGCCCGGACCCGCTGGGCATCATCGACGCCTGGCGCCGCCCGGAGAAGTTCCTCCGCGACTAA
- a CDS encoding TIGR03668 family PPOX class F420-dependent oxidoreductase, with amino-acid sequence MTPEDARERFAAARVARLATVSAAGVPHLVPVTFAVRGDEVVFAVDHKPKSTTSLRRLRNIAENPAVCFLADGYAEDWAQLWWARADGTARIRPDAERAEPVSWLVAKYPQYAERPPEHAVVVTTVHTWRGWTG; translated from the coding sequence ATGACCCCCGAAGACGCCCGGGAGCGGTTCGCCGCGGCGCGGGTCGCGCGGCTGGCGACGGTGTCGGCGGCCGGGGTGCCGCACCTGGTGCCGGTGACGTTCGCGGTGCGCGGCGACGAGGTGGTGTTCGCCGTGGACCACAAACCGAAGTCGACGACGTCGCTGCGGCGGCTGCGCAACATCGCGGAGAACCCGGCGGTGTGCTTCCTGGCCGACGGCTACGCCGAGGACTGGGCACAGCTGTGGTGGGCGCGGGCGGACGGCACCGCGCGGATCCGGCCGGACGCCGAGCGGGCGGAGCCGGTGTCGTGGCTGGTGGCGAAGTACCCGCAGTACGCGGAGCGGCCGCCGGAGCACGCGGTGGTGGTGACGACCGTCCACACCTGGCGTGGCTGGACCGGTTAG
- a CDS encoding LD-carboxypeptidase: MRPPRLRAGDTLALVAPAGPVPADLLEKALPVLSGWGVEVRVGPCVRASPGSPPYLSGSDAARAAEFTEAWLDPGVRCVLAARGGYGAQRVLDLVDWAALRDAGPKVLAGSSDVTALHRAVDVHLGLSSLFSPMPASVLFDDFAVEHLRRALFEPERNLVVRGGAALVPGRASGTLTGGNLSLLASGLGTPEQGSARDAVVLLEDVTESVYRLDRMLTQLLRSGWFDGVRGIVLGSWAACGDPAEVRSLVLDRLGPLGVPVVEEFGFGHVASSPTLPLRVPVALDADLGTLTFDSPALT; encoded by the coding sequence GTGAGGCCGCCGCGGTTGCGGGCCGGCGACACGCTGGCCCTGGTCGCCCCGGCCGGGCCGGTGCCGGCGGACCTGCTGGAGAAGGCACTCCCGGTGCTGAGCGGCTGGGGCGTCGAGGTGCGGGTCGGGCCGTGCGTGCGTGCTTCGCCCGGATCGCCGCCCTACCTGTCGGGTTCGGACGCGGCGCGGGCGGCGGAGTTCACCGAGGCGTGGCTGGACCCGGGCGTGCGCTGCGTGCTGGCGGCGCGCGGCGGGTACGGGGCGCAGCGGGTGCTGGACCTGGTGGACTGGGCGGCGTTGCGGGACGCGGGCCCGAAGGTGCTGGCCGGATCTTCGGACGTGACGGCATTGCACCGCGCAGTGGACGTCCACTTGGGACTGTCCAGTTTGTTCTCCCCGATGCCGGCGAGCGTGCTGTTCGACGACTTCGCCGTGGAGCACCTGCGGCGGGCGTTGTTCGAGCCGGAGCGGAACCTGGTGGTCCGCGGTGGCGCCGCCCTGGTGCCGGGCCGGGCGTCGGGGACGTTGACGGGCGGGAACCTGTCGCTGCTGGCGTCCGGGCTCGGCACCCCGGAGCAGGGTTCGGCCCGGGACGCGGTGGTGCTGCTGGAGGACGTGACCGAGAGCGTGTACCGGCTGGACCGGATGCTGACGCAGCTGCTGCGCAGCGGCTGGTTCGACGGCGTCCGGGGCATCGTGCTGGGCTCGTGGGCGGCGTGCGGCGACCCGGCGGAGGTGCGTTCGCTGGTGCTGGACCGGCTGGGGCCGCTGGGGGTGCCGGTGGTCGAGGAGTTCGGGTTCGGGCACGTGGCGTCGTCGCCGACGTTGCCGCTGCGCGTGCCGGTGGCCTTGGACGCGGACCTGGGGACGCTGACGTTCGACTCCCCCGCGCTGACATGA
- a CDS encoding prolyl oligopeptidase family serine peptidase gives MSRISPYGTWSSPITAAEVAAAGGGPQWLDVVGDEVWWAEARPGEQGRVALVKAVPGGTEDVLPAPWNVRNRLHEYGGRPWAVASGVVVFTHWADQRVYALSETGVVPLTPEPAEPQGVRYGDLRAGRPGEVWAVRERSTGPRPTDVERALVAIALSGGGERVLAASHRFLTVAKLSPDGRHAAWFGWDHPAMPWDGTELCVAPVAEDGSFGPHEVLAGGADVSVCQVEWETPAALLALLDPDGWWNLHRVGLDGSVVNLAPVERELGGPLWKAGSRWFAPLGGGRYAVLAGGRLAVLDEADGSVTPLGEELTAWSSSGFAAVGDGFVGVAAGPVREAAVVHLAGSVVTDLTPQPELPAEYLPVPQERVITTAAGDEVPVVLYRPANPDFSAPEGELPPLLVQVHGGPTGQHFPVLDLEIAYFTSRGIGVAAVNYGGSTGFGRAYRERLREQWGVVDVADCVAVAEALVAAGLADGDRLGIRGGSAGGFTAAASLTTTKTYRAGTVMYPVLDLAGWTGTEGDTHDFESRYLDGLVGPLPSARQRYVDRSPLANAGALAGPVLFQQGLEDRICPPEQADRFVAGLAGRGIPYAYQRFPGEQHGFRQAETIVAALEAELSFYGQVLGFETPGVARLELSR, from the coding sequence GTGTCTCGGATCTCGCCGTACGGAACCTGGTCTTCGCCCATCACCGCCGCCGAGGTGGCCGCCGCCGGTGGCGGCCCGCAGTGGCTCGACGTCGTCGGGGACGAGGTGTGGTGGGCCGAGGCGCGGCCCGGTGAGCAGGGCCGGGTCGCGCTGGTGAAAGCCGTTCCCGGCGGCACCGAGGACGTCCTGCCGGCGCCGTGGAACGTCCGCAACCGGCTGCACGAGTACGGCGGCCGGCCGTGGGCGGTCGCGAGTGGTGTGGTGGTGTTCACGCACTGGGCGGATCAGCGGGTTTACGCGCTGAGCGAAACCGGTGTGGTGCCGCTGACACCGGAGCCCGCGGAGCCCCAGGGCGTGCGGTACGGCGACCTGCGGGCCGGGCGGCCGGGTGAGGTTTGGGCGGTGCGGGAACGCAGCACCGGGCCGCGGCCGACCGACGTCGAGCGGGCGCTGGTGGCGATCGCGCTGTCCGGCGGCGGCGAGCGGGTGCTGGCCGCGAGCCACCGGTTCCTGACCGTCGCGAAGCTGTCGCCGGACGGGCGGCACGCGGCCTGGTTCGGCTGGGACCACCCGGCCATGCCGTGGGACGGGACCGAGCTGTGCGTGGCCCCGGTGGCCGAGGACGGCTCGTTCGGGCCGCACGAGGTGCTGGCCGGCGGCGCGGACGTCTCGGTGTGCCAGGTCGAGTGGGAGACGCCGGCGGCGTTGCTGGCGCTGCTGGACCCGGACGGCTGGTGGAACCTGCACCGGGTCGGCCTCGACGGGTCGGTGGTGAACCTGGCGCCGGTCGAGCGGGAGCTGGGCGGGCCGCTGTGGAAGGCGGGTTCGCGCTGGTTCGCCCCGCTCGGCGGCGGGCGGTACGCGGTGCTGGCGGGCGGCCGGCTGGCGGTGCTCGACGAGGCGGACGGCTCGGTGACGCCGCTCGGCGAGGAGCTGACGGCGTGGTCGTCGAGCGGGTTCGCCGCGGTCGGCGACGGGTTCGTGGGGGTGGCCGCGGGCCCGGTGCGGGAAGCCGCGGTGGTGCACCTGGCCGGCTCGGTCGTGACGGATCTGACACCGCAGCCGGAGCTGCCGGCGGAGTACCTGCCGGTGCCGCAGGAGCGGGTGATCACGACGGCGGCCGGCGACGAGGTCCCGGTGGTGCTGTACCGGCCGGCGAACCCGGATTTTTCGGCGCCCGAAGGTGAGCTGCCGCCGCTGCTGGTGCAGGTCCACGGGGGGCCGACCGGGCAGCACTTCCCCGTGCTGGACCTGGAGATCGCCTACTTCACCAGCCGCGGCATCGGCGTGGCCGCGGTGAACTACGGCGGGTCGACCGGGTTCGGGCGGGCCTACCGGGAGCGGCTGCGCGAGCAGTGGGGCGTGGTGGACGTGGCCGACTGCGTCGCGGTGGCCGAGGCGCTGGTGGCGGCCGGGCTCGCCGACGGCGACCGGCTGGGGATCCGCGGCGGCAGCGCGGGCGGGTTCACCGCGGCGGCGTCGCTGACCACGACGAAGACGTACCGGGCGGGCACGGTGATGTACCCGGTGCTGGACCTGGCCGGGTGGACCGGCACCGAGGGCGACACGCACGACTTCGAGTCGCGGTACCTGGACGGGCTGGTCGGGCCGCTGCCCTCGGCCCGGCAGCGGTACGTCGACCGGTCGCCGCTGGCGAACGCCGGTGCGCTGGCCGGGCCGGTGCTGTTCCAGCAGGGCCTGGAGGACCGGATCTGCCCGCCGGAGCAGGCGGACCGGTTCGTGGCCGGGCTGGCCGGCCGCGGGATCCCCTACGCCTACCAGCGGTTCCCGGGCGAGCAGCACGGGTTCCGGCAGGCGGAGACGATCGTGGCGGCGCTGGAGGCGGAGCTGTCGTTCTACGGCCAGGTGCTGGGCTTCGAGACACCGGGCGTGGCGCGGCTGGAGCTGTCCCGGTGA
- a CDS encoding DUF3090 domain-containing protein — protein MSRVIHVFRQPDRFVAGTVGEPGDRTFYLQASEDVRTISVTIEKQQVVVLAERLSSLLEEVASRFGADVPDDVPEDLVDVDPLTVPVEEEFRVGTMGLGWDADSSAVVIELLAITEGEVDETVVLDDTEEGPDAVRVFLSPAAARAFAERADRVVNAGRKPCPLCGEPLDPAGHICPRQNGYRRETDAGED, from the coding sequence ATGTCTCGCGTAATCCACGTCTTCCGCCAGCCGGATCGGTTCGTCGCCGGCACCGTCGGCGAGCCCGGCGATCGCACGTTCTACCTCCAGGCTTCCGAGGACGTGCGCACCATCAGCGTCACCATCGAAAAGCAGCAGGTGGTCGTCCTCGCGGAGCGCCTCAGCTCACTGCTCGAAGAGGTCGCCAGCCGCTTCGGCGCCGACGTACCCGACGACGTCCCCGAGGACCTCGTCGACGTCGACCCCCTCACCGTGCCGGTCGAGGAGGAGTTCCGCGTCGGCACCATGGGCCTGGGCTGGGACGCCGACAGCAGCGCCGTCGTCATCGAGCTGCTCGCCATCACCGAAGGCGAAGTCGACGAAACGGTCGTGCTCGACGACACCGAGGAGGGCCCGGACGCCGTCCGCGTCTTCCTCAGCCCGGCCGCCGCCCGCGCCTTCGCCGAGCGCGCCGACCGCGTCGTCAACGCCGGCCGCAAACCGTGCCCGCTGTGCGGGGAGCCGCTCGACCCGGCCGGCCACATCTGCCCGAGGCAGAACGGCTACCGGCGCGAGACCGACGCGGGCGAAGACTGA
- a CDS encoding SCO1664 family protein, with protein MAATPAAQPDPADPASRDLVTHGRIDVEGRLVDASNVTLFCAIELDGVTGRVVYKPVSGERPLWDFPDGTLAGREVATAIIADATGLGAIPPTVLRDGPFGPGMVQLWVETTEDDLVEVLPPADLPEGWRPVLHAHDRDGEPAVLAHADHPGLRDLAVLDIVVNNTDRKGGHLLPGVDGRVYGVDHGICLHTDPKLRTVLWGWIGEPVPPDTVEKLRKLRSELDGGLGETLAEHITGFEIRALAERTDLLLAEGIFPEPGDDWRAIPWPLF; from the coding sequence ATGGCCGCCACCCCCGCGGCGCAGCCCGACCCCGCCGACCCGGCCTCCCGCGACCTGGTCACCCACGGCCGCATCGACGTCGAAGGCCGGCTGGTGGACGCCTCCAACGTCACGCTGTTCTGCGCCATCGAGCTCGACGGCGTCACCGGCCGGGTCGTGTACAAGCCGGTGTCGGGGGAACGGCCGCTGTGGGACTTCCCCGACGGCACGCTGGCCGGCCGCGAAGTCGCCACCGCGATCATCGCCGACGCCACCGGCCTCGGCGCGATCCCGCCCACCGTGCTGCGCGACGGGCCGTTCGGTCCCGGCATGGTCCAGCTGTGGGTCGAGACCACCGAGGACGACCTCGTCGAGGTCCTCCCGCCCGCCGACCTGCCCGAGGGCTGGCGCCCGGTCCTGCACGCCCACGACCGCGACGGCGAGCCGGCGGTGCTGGCCCACGCCGACCACCCCGGGCTGCGCGACCTCGCCGTGCTCGACATCGTCGTCAACAACACCGACCGCAAGGGCGGGCACCTGCTGCCGGGCGTCGACGGCCGCGTCTACGGCGTCGACCACGGCATCTGCCTGCACACCGACCCGAAGCTGCGCACCGTCCTGTGGGGCTGGATCGGCGAGCCGGTGCCGCCGGACACCGTCGAGAAGCTCCGCAAGCTGCGTTCGGAGCTCGACGGCGGTCTCGGCGAGACCCTGGCCGAGCACATCACCGGGTTCGAGATCCGCGCGCTCGCCGAACGCACCGACCTGCTGCTCGCCGAAGGGATCTTCCCCGAGCCGGGCGACGACTGGCGCGCCATCCCGTGGCCCCTGTTCTGA
- a CDS encoding aminoglycoside phosphotransferase family protein has product MAPVLIDAAARARLVGRFGAELAEPWCDSFPDLVARLGAKWGLTVREARPGNTGRTLLCTGPGGDLHVLKLTPDHDVARLEFAGLRAWAGCPRAVQVLDTDLDAGAILLEGLVPGTELRGRDVPWPEIGALLTELHGVAPPTDLPPLTDRVTFMYDITERTVPGSAAEPYLTPELLARARARAMALAGAGPVAVVHGDLHPGNVLDAGPGRGPVAIDPRPSVGDPAFDLADWLYLPLAAGGTLDDGLEALRPHLPGLDAARARAWCAALAPLAAHAPLRRGERTPFTDVLLELAR; this is encoded by the coding sequence GTGGCCCCTGTTCTGATCGACGCCGCCGCCCGGGCGCGGCTCGTCGGCCGTTTCGGCGCCGAACTGGCCGAACCCTGGTGCGACAGCTTCCCGGACCTGGTCGCCCGCCTCGGCGCGAAGTGGGGCCTGACCGTCCGCGAGGCCCGGCCCGGCAACACCGGCCGCACCCTCCTGTGCACGGGACCGGGTGGCGACCTGCACGTCCTCAAGCTCACGCCGGACCACGACGTCGCCCGGCTGGAGTTCGCCGGCCTGCGCGCCTGGGCCGGCTGCCCGCGGGCCGTGCAGGTCCTCGACACCGACCTCGACGCCGGCGCGATCCTGCTCGAAGGCCTGGTCCCCGGCACCGAACTGCGCGGCCGGGACGTTCCGTGGCCGGAGATCGGCGCGCTGCTCACCGAGCTGCACGGCGTCGCGCCCCCGACCGACCTGCCGCCGCTGACCGACCGGGTGACGTTCATGTACGACATCACCGAGCGCACCGTCCCCGGTTCCGCGGCCGAGCCGTACCTGACCCCGGAACTCCTCGCGCGGGCCCGGGCGCGCGCGATGGCGCTGGCCGGGGCCGGACCGGTCGCGGTCGTGCACGGCGACCTGCACCCGGGCAACGTCCTCGACGCCGGTCCGGGCCGCGGCCCGGTCGCCATCGACCCGCGGCCGAGCGTCGGCGACCCGGCCTTCGACCTCGCCGACTGGCTCTACCTGCCCCTGGCCGCGGGCGGCACACTGGACGACGGCCTCGAGGCGCTCCGGCCGCACCTGCCCGGCCTCGACGCCGCCCGCGCCCGCGCGTGGTGCGCGGCGCTGGCTCCGCTGGCCGCCCACGCGCCGCTGCGCCGGGGCGAGCGCACGCCGTTCACCGACGTGCTGCTGGAACTGGCCCGCTGA
- a CDS encoding DUF3097 domain-containing protein → MRSHSYDDVLAGRRRKKVPEVPAEPGLVVEDPVSGFCGAVVKIEYGNVVLEDAKGRHRVFPFAPAGFLLEGKPVTLVPVKAPAKAPARQVSASGSVKVQGLQARVARDSRIWVEGKHDAELVERVWGHDLRVEGVVVEPLDGVDVLADRIAEFGTGSGRRLGVLVDHLVPGSKESRLVEAIRDENVLVTGHPYIDVWEAVRPEAVGIRAWPKIPRGTEWKQGICDALGWGQPFEGWQRVLSGVSSFRDLETPLIGAVERLIDFVTEPAEED, encoded by the coding sequence GTGCGCTCCCACTCCTATGACGACGTGCTGGCCGGCCGACGCCGCAAGAAGGTGCCGGAGGTGCCCGCCGAACCCGGTCTCGTGGTCGAGGACCCGGTCAGCGGCTTCTGCGGCGCGGTGGTGAAGATCGAGTACGGCAACGTCGTGCTCGAAGACGCCAAGGGCCGCCACCGCGTCTTCCCGTTCGCCCCGGCCGGTTTTCTGCTGGAGGGCAAGCCGGTGACGCTGGTGCCGGTCAAAGCCCCGGCCAAGGCACCCGCCCGGCAGGTCTCGGCGTCCGGCTCGGTCAAGGTCCAGGGCCTGCAGGCCCGCGTCGCCCGCGACTCCCGCATCTGGGTCGAAGGCAAGCACGACGCCGAGCTCGTCGAACGCGTCTGGGGCCACGACCTGCGCGTCGAAGGCGTCGTCGTCGAACCGCTGGACGGTGTCGACGTCCTCGCCGACCGGATCGCCGAGTTCGGCACCGGCTCCGGCCGCCGGCTCGGCGTGCTGGTCGACCACCTCGTGCCCGGCAGCAAGGAGTCCCGACTCGTCGAGGCGATCCGCGACGAGAACGTGCTGGTCACCGGCCACCCCTACATCGACGTCTGGGAAGCCGTTCGGCCCGAGGCGGTCGGCATCCGGGCGTGGCCGAAGATCCCGCGCGGCACCGAGTGGAAGCAGGGGATCTGTGACGCGCTCGGCTGGGGGCAACCTTTCGAAGGCTGGCAACGTGTGCTGAGCGGGGTGAGCAGTTTCCGCGACCTCGAGACCCCGCTCATCGGGGCCGTGGAGCGGCTCATCGACTTCGTCACCGAACCCGCCGAGGAGGACTGA